GCCTCGCTGTCCCTTCGGGGATATGTCGGTGGGAAGCGGCGTGAGTCGGACATTTATGGGGCCAGGGCGCTGGCTGTGCCAGTGAAGTTCATCCACTGGCTCCAGCCACTTATGTCTGATCCCTTCGGATCGGGGCAGGCAGCCGTCTGTTCACCGAGGGAGGGAAGAGCCTGTCGCGTCTGGCTTTGAAAGGGTCACTTCTGTGTTGTCTAAAGTAATACAACTCGAAAAAAACTTTTAATGAGTGTTGATAGGCTGTGGAGTTCAGCGTTGTTTTTAATTCTAATCCATTAACTGCTGTCTAAAGAGACTTGTGAATTCTGTACCTGGCAAATCGTTGTCTTCGCACGTGATTAATACGTGTAGGTCGAGTATGTGCTCCGTAGTTTTCCAGTCTGAGAACTTTCACTCTTCATATGATAAAGGTGGTTGTAGAATTGTCACTAAAGTACTTACGTTTAAGTAATGCtttctcttttgaaaaaaaaaaaatatgccaaGCACAAAATAAACATTTGAATAGCCAGATCCTTCTAGAAGAGGTGGTCATTAATCTGCTTTCAGACTCCTAAATGGATTTTGTCGTCACAGCTCACAAAATACAGGCTCGCTGGATTTGAGCTACTGCTCTCCCAAACCTAATTATATAGCCAGCTCAGAGTTATTTCAGTCCTTTGAAAAGCTATACTAATCCAAAGCCTGAGTGAAATCATGCTGTCCCAACTGGTTTGCTAAGAACTTCTCACTCTTTGATGATACTGTGGTCTGAGGCAGGTCCAGCTTGTACAGATTGCACTTTTCTGTATTTGGAGTCTTTACTGGTGTAACTTTGGTGGTTGTTGAAAGATAAACTCCAGCTCTGTGTTTAATCTTTGGTTTTGATTAAAAATAGCAAATCcataacaaaggaaaagaaagagctgcTCATTTCAGGAgatttggaaaagaaatgtcCTTGAAAATTAGTTTTCTCATCACTAATTTTTATGCGTTTTCAGTAGGTGACAGCATGCGAGTGTAAAAAGCCTTTTCCTGATAATCTAAATTACACAATAATTTAGGTTAGAAAGGACTTCTggaagtcatctagtccagctttctgctcagagcaggtcCAACTGAAAACTAAATGATGTTGCTGAGCACCTTTTCCATCTGGATTCCAAGAATGTCTAATGATGGAGATTCTTCAGTCTCCCGGAGCAACTGTGGCATCCTGTAAACACACTGTGAAAATATTTGCCCTTGGTCCACCTGCAGTTTCTCCTGTAGCATTTTGTAGTTGTCTCATCCTTTCACTGTGCTCCTCTGAGGGGGACGTGTTGCTGTCTTCCGTGTAATGACCCTCTAAGTAGTGAAGGACAGCACTTGGATCTACTTTCCTTAGTCCTTCCCCACCAAGTTCTGTTCTGCTGCCTCAATCACAGTAGTTAATGTCATTGATGCAAGTAAAGCACTGTTAAAATGTACCCTTTTTTCTCCAGTTCCATCCTTTCCAGTCTTTTTCTACTGTTCCCAGTGTATGAatcatttattttctgtgtgttaTCTGAAAATTTAATCTTATTCCTAGATTAGGCGAGGAGAAGACGACTGTCTTCGAGCAAGATGTGCTGATCTGGAGggcttgtctttttttctcatgggtcaaaagagagcaaaaacCCTTTAgaacagtgtgtgtgtgtgtgtgctgtaaaGGAAAAATCCACAGATGCTATTTATCTAAGAACTGATACTAGCAACAAAGCCGATTTGTGGCACTTAATGTTCACTTTAGTAGCCAGACAGCTCAGTTGTCTGCCCTGGTTAAGCCTCCCACAGCCTGTCTATCTCAAAATTCTTCTAAGCTACAGCTCAGAAATACAAGTGTTTTCTGGAGTTGTATCATTTCAACTGGTGGTCTACTTTGTAACCTCAAGTATTATTTCTTAAGTGGCAGCTTTTCTACcctctttttgctgttgttgtaaTTTATTAACCAAAACACCTGTTGATTTTATACTGGATGGAGGACTGGAGGTGTTAATCAGTTTTCACAAAAGAATTGTCTATTTCAAGTGTTATTTTAAACTGAGAGGACAAGCTGGGAAGAGAATGAATAGAGAAGGTAATGATCTGTGCAATTCTGGTGAGTTTCttactggtggaaaatgatgacAATGATTTTTTCCCACCAAATTTCTGTAAATCAATTGCacttaattattttcttcttacatAGGAATGAACTTTCAGTAGACAAaactaaaaagaagaaaagaagagaactCACCGAGGAACAGAAGCAAGAAATTAAAGATGCCTTTGAGTTGTTTGATACGGACAAAGATAAAGCAATAAATTACCATGAACTAAAGGTAAAAGTTTTTGTTCCTTTAAACAAATTTATGGCCTATAATATGTATTTTGTATCAGAGTAAATTTTTAAGATGTTGAGTTCTAGGTCACTTAGAGGGTTTTAAGTTCTTTTAAATATATGCTTTGTGTTTAAAGACCTCTTGATGGACTAAAAGAGGGAGGGTAtttggcaggggagggggaagtaTATGCTGCATTAGTGTAGGGGTGAGCTTTTCTTCCCACCCTATGTACTTGACACAGTAACATGACTGCTGTAGCATTATGCCTGACATTGGTCTGATTGTTCCCCAGGGTTTATCTTGGGCAGTGGGAAAAGTTCTTGAAAAGCTCTTTGGTTCTGTTTCAAGGCACTGTGTAATCTAGAACTTGGTGTCGACAAAATCCACAAGTTTCAGACGATTAGGTAAAAGCTGTGAACAAAATACATAAAACTGCTGACTGCAAGCTAGAACTTACCCTCTTGCACTGTTTGTTGGGGAGCTGATGGATTGTGGGAATGAGGTATGCTGCTAGCTCTGTGTGGGAGGCTGAGTAGCTGCCCTTCCAAGAGAGGATTCTCCTGTTATAGCTATCAGCTAACAGAGGTTAGGATGGTAGTCTTTCCTAGTGAGTCCTCCCATCTGGAATTCTCTAGAAATAGTACATGAAATTTATTAAAGTGTCTTTAAATACTTTATGGGATTTTATTCTAGTTATACGGTATCAAGAACAAAAAGTTGCTTTGGAGAGGCCAGTGTTTCTGTCACATATTGGGTGTGATTCTTTTGGGAagggatcccagcatggtgggggttggaagggatctcaggagatcatcaagtccaactctctGGGaatcctcacaccaaagtttttccttttgttcagatcgaacctcctgggttccagtgtgtgcccactgccccttgtcctgtcttttgGAACCATTGTGAGGattctggtcccatcctcttgctccctgcccttcagatattgatcagcattgataagatcctcttTCATTGTGCTGTTCTtaaggctgaacagccccaggtctcttagcctttcttcctcagagatgctccagtcccctcagcatctgtgcagcctctgctggattctctccagtagttccccatCTCTGATACTGAATCctacctgctgactctgcattCAGCCACTACCAATTAACTCAGCAGTTAATGCCGTTTCACAAATGTATTAAGTACCTCAGTccccttttatttatttcagagtTAAGGTATTTTATCTTTACTAGAAGCCACAGGTATTTTATCTTTACTAGAAGCCACAGTGAATGGGGTGGTACTGAGGACTGTTTTGGGACTATTACTGCACTTTTTCCACTTATGATACGCTTTGAATTCCTAGTTGTCAAGATAGAGAAAAAAGTTGTTTCTTAGATGTCATTTAAATTTTGTGGCCCCAAAGATAATACTATGGAATAacagaaataaggaaaagaacTATCTCTTCTCTTCAAAATCAGCATATAGCAtagttgttttttaaattgctaTATCCAGTAGGATTGTGGTTTTCCACTTCGGTATGTTCATCAGTTTGGAGGAAGTCAAAGGTAGTGTGTGCTGAGAAATTGCCATCTCAGTTGAAACAGGAAACTAAACATGAACTCCTGGCCTAatggaaaagtgaaaaaaaaaaaggtttatgcTGTTCACTGGAAGAGCTGTGAAATAGTAAGAGGGCTTGCAAATCTGTAAACACACTTCACATGAAGAATAATATTTTGAACAATGATTTGCAGTTTTAGCTTTGAAAAAGGATCAGTACTTGAAGTGCTTTTGAAAGTTAGGAAAATAAATATGTTGTTGTAAATAGCATTTGGTCCAGTCTGTCAAAATTCCTGAAAGTGCTCTTTCTCTGTAACTTGGTGTTCCATTTGCTGATACTAGGTTTAGGAGATTTTTATGTCcaaatcttttttccttttattatttttatttattattgttgCTAAACCACTGATACAGACAAGAAGCCaattactgaaaataaaaagaaagctgCTAAATCTATATTTTAATAATCTTCATGTGTGGTTGCACTTCCATTTTATTCCAAAAGGTGGCAATGAGAGCCTTGGGTTTTGATGTGAAAAAAACGGATGTACTGAAAATACTTAAAGATTATGACCGAGAAGCGACAGGCAAGATCACTTTTGAAGATTTCAATGAAGTTGGTAAGTTTTTGATTTTGTACCTTTGGAGAAATACAGCGTATGGCTGTGACTACGACTTGGAAGCAGTGCTTTGTGTACTTCTACTATTAACCAAGAGAAATGAGagatgtattttatttcttagtAAAGGTCAACATtggaggaaaataaatctttgcATTCAGAATACTGCATTTGATATGTAGAGGTGAATGGTAGCCATAATATAAAAGGAACCAGAGTATACAGAGAACTAATCCTTTTCAAACTTACACCGTGGAATAAATGCTAACTTAATATGTACATAGTCTTGTGTTGTTCATGGATTTTGTAAGATTCCCCTTCCTGCTGAGAAGAAAGTATTTGGCACTGAGCTTCAGTGGAAGGAGTGTATACACAAACAAACTCGGAAACTGAATACAGTCTTCATACATATAACAAAGATAAGAGAAAGTGATGCAGATGTTAAATATTGTACTTCAAGGATCTTCATCTCCTGATAAAAACAGTGGAATTTCATTAGGCTGTTTCTTTCATCTGAAGGTTGTGTATGGTCCAGTTTGACATATTTCAAGTATGTCTTTGAGTGTCTGCAGAATTTATGAAGATTAAGGTTTaagtttctttgattttttttttttttggcagttaGACAtgatttattctttttcatACAACTCAtgtgtaccaaaaaaaaaaaaaattaaactgtgtGGGATTTCTCCACGTATGGCTTTATATCTTTATTATTCCAGGCCATGTGTTCAAAGTACTGGATTTCTATAaaatttctgggaaaaaaaaaaacaaggaaagaaaaaacctcAGTGTAGTATGTATGTAGTTGCTCTTGGCTACAAAGAACAATCTATTTAATGAGGCCAAACAAGTTATTGATTGAAACATGGCcaattttaatatttaacaGGTTAATATTGGACATAATTTGTTATCAGTTACAAAAACAATTTCTGTCCTTGTTTTCCAGCTTAGAGCAAATCATGTCAGAAAAGACCCCAAAATAAAGCCACAGGGAAGTAGATGTGATCagttctgatttattttttgtttaaaaaatgagAGTATTTAAGAGTAATCATAACTATAATTAATATAGGAATAGTAACTTTTAATAAGCATGATGATGTCATTATGCTATAATATTATATAATTAAATATACtgtatttactttttaattccTGATGTTCAGCCctgtcatttttcattttttcctggtTCTGTCCTGGCCAACTGCACAGGCAGTCAGTAAGTCCTGTGAACAGCCAGGAAAATTCTTGTAGAAAACACAATACATATATGGAAGGTGATCAGACCAGTCCCAACACTTCAATCAGTTGAGTGCTGTTTTGATGGAATGTGACCTTAGCACAGAGTTAAACATGATACGAAttctgaaagaatggtcaggggaTTAGAGAGAAGAATTTAGAGAAGCTTTACTTGTGAAGAGCTACCCAATGTAGCTAGGCAATGCTTAAGccatatttttttcataatttaatGACATTTATGGCTTTGAATGTAGAAATGCTCCATCTGAAATGTATGAAGATGCAATTACATTTTTGTCTTGTTGGGTACAGTTATCTGTGCTGTTTAGAGACCTAGTGTTCTATTGTTCTTCAGCTAAATATTCTTTTTGTCACAAAAGAACATTGTTTTCCAAATGATGTAATACTGCCTTGCATCCTAGTTGTTTtaagtgaaaatatttaaatttaataTAAATCTGAGGGATTTATGTAGACATATGAACTTCCTTGTTGCAGTGAGCTTATATGAGCTTGAATCTAATTTTTCCTTGTCAGGTTTGCTAAGGCAGAGCAGGCATTCcatctgcagacagcagcagatgtTGAGTGTTCCCTTTGCACAAAAGAGGTTGATGTGTTTTTAATGGCTCGATGAAAGTCATAAATACCAAGCCCTGTAATACAAGACCAGCAGGTACAGAGATTTGAAGATACATTATGGTTGGTTGGTCTGAAATAATtatctggaaaatattttatgtgaCAAGTTTGTCATTTCTGTTACCAAAACTGACAAATAGTTGTGATAAAAGGAATGATAAAGACTGATGAATCCTTTCGGAATTAACATCATGCAGTTTACAGCAATTTTTATAACCCCAGGGCTTAGGGTATCGGGGCTATTTTTGATAGTGTGGATTTTGTATCTAAAAGAGGTTCTATGTGAGTGGGGTTTTTATTACTTAGCATTTTAGTCTTCTCTCCAAGTCAAAATTCTTTCTTatcagaaaatattaaaaaacaaacaaaaaaaatcacatatatTCATCTGTCAGAACTGATGTTTATTCTGAAAGGTAagtttgaaacagaggaggcacGTCTATACTCTTAATTCCTATTGAAGAGTGTGTTGCAGGCATGACTGTTTCTAAATTGCCCTGCAGCTTTCCACTGCAACAGGTGTTTCCCAAAGACAAGCTCattttgggagaagagaaatgaGAGAGATCAGAAAGCAGCCCAAAAAATGTGCATGAtgaattgaaataaaaaaatgaaaggctgAGTCAAATCAGAAGTGTATGTCCTTCATAATGCCATCAGTCTGCTTAAGGTCATTCTCAATTTACCTTTCAGAGTATTCTAACTTAAGTATTCCTCTTACAGTGACAGACTGGATATTGGATAGAGACCCACAAGAAGAAATACTCAAGGCATTCAAGTTATTTGATGATGATGACTCTGGCAAAATAAGTCTGAGAAACCTGCGCCGGGTTGCTAGAGAATTGGGTGAAAATATGTCTGATGAAGAACTACGGGCTATGATCGAAGAATTTGAtaaggatggagatggagaaagtATGTgttaacaaacaaaaccccaaataatcTGTTCTTAAATTCTTCCCTTTGTTGTTACAATgtcctctttgtttttcttctaaataaCCTTCAGCTTAAACTTAATATAGCTTACAAATAATAGAAATGGTTGGTTTTGGCAGCTAGCAGTCCTGCAAACACATGTTGGGTTCAAAAAATCAAGTTGGTTTCTCAAGCTGGTTCACCACTAACTCTTACTTAACCATTGTCTAACAAGCAGATTGTTGAAAGTGTAGTTAAAGGTGGAAGTTGGTGAACTGGTACTTGGGAGATTCCATGTACCTacattacatttttatttccttataaATCAGTAACAGGACTAAATTGTCAAGAAAAACTTGATCACCAAGTCAGTGTTTCTAAGTGGTGATATATCAGGTTGTGATTTCAGTGGTTGTGATAGGCAGATATGGAGTATTAAGCTCCTGAATCATGCTGGGTGTATCCTGGGTCTACGCAGGATCAGTTTGGATGGATCTTCaaagtggttggaaagctgcctgtcagagaaagacttgggggtgttgatccACAGCAggctaaacatgagccagcgTGTGCCTCGGTGCCCAAGAAGCATCATGTGTCCTATCAGGagtagtgtgaccagcagggccagggaagcaATTGTCTCCTGTACTTGCCACTGGTACATTTTGAGtagtgtgttcagttttggggctctcactacaagaacatTTTGGTGGTGGAGCATGACTTCTTAGCtggtgagggttctggagcatctgagggaggtgggattgtttagactggagaagaggaggctgaggagagattttactgctctctacacctgcctgaaaggaggttggaatgaggtgggtgttggtctcttctcccaaataactagcaacagcacaagaggaaatggctttaagttgcaccaggggagatttaggttgggtattaaaAGAAacgtcttcactgaaagggtcatcaagccttggaacaggctccccagagaagtggtggagttctcatccctggaggtgtataaaagaggcagagatgtgctgagggaaATTTTTCACACCAGACTTGATAGaattaggtaatggttggacttgatcttagaatcatagactcagtcagggttggaagggaccacaaggatcatccagttccaactcccctgccatgggcagggacacctcacactacatcaggctggccagagcctcatccagcctggctgcaaacacctccctggacaacccattccaggctctcaccactctcatggggaagagcttcttcctcacatccagcctgaatctccccacttccagctttattccattccccctagtcctatcactccctgatatcctaaaaagtccctccccagctttcttgtagcccccttcagataccagaaagccacaataaggtcgcctcagagccttcttttctccagactgaacagccccaactctttcagtctgtcctcacaggagaggtgctccagccctctgctcatcctggtggccctcctctggacaccttccagcatgtccagatccctcttgtaacagaggctccagaactggatgcagtactccaggtggggtctcaccagagctgagcagagggggagaatcatctcccttgatctgctggccacacttctcttgatgcagcccaggatctggttggctttctgggctgctttccagccagtccctgcccagcctggatttgtgcttgggattgcctcgacccagatgcaggaccttgcacttggtctttttgaacctcctgaggttggcttgtgctcacctctccagcctgttcaggtccctctggatggatcccttccctccagcctgtctgctgcaccacacagcttggtgtcatcagcaaacttgctgagggtgcactcaatgccactgtccatggcaccaacaaagatgttgaacaaggtcttaaaggtcttttccaagcgaaatgattccatgattctacaatttAACATACTTCTGAACCTCAGAGTGGTGAAGAGCATCCTGTGAAAAATGGTCCTGGGCAATTGACATGGTCCATGTGGAGTTACCTACAGAGGGGTTTGTTAGCTTGATAAAGAGTTAAAAAACTAGTTTGATACTACACTTATTGAATCTTTGTGAACACTGAAACTTAGGTTTATTTATTAACTTGAAAACATCTTTATGCTTACACCAGAAACCTTAATATCTAAATTTCAGGGATCACTCACATGGTGAGTCAAAAGTCATCTGCAAGcacattttgttttgtgttgctctcctggagctgccAATTGAGACATCAGGATTGTGGATCAAGTTTTTTCTTGTATCATGTGGCTATTTGGTCACTGCAAATTGAATGTAGACCGTTAGCTTCTTTCATAGTTACTTTGGGTTAGTGCTACATTTTTTAAGTCAAATTGATCAGCTAAGAGTAGGTGGCTCAGTTTCCTCTTACTCATTCATCCGTTCCTTCTCTTTGTTAGAGCAGTCAAGCGTGAGATCAGATATGGAAGATTGACAGCATAATGTTTGTATATGGTGATGTTTATCCTTAAGgttctgtgtgttttctgttCTTAAAACAAACTGATGCTGTTTCTAGCTTTTTAAAGATTCGTTCTGAAAAAGTAAATTATACTGTGAATCACTGTTCCATTTAGCTTCAAACATCTGGGTCATGCAGCAAAATCTTGCTGTCATCTAATTCTCGTCCTTTTCctgccccccaaaaaaaaagaaagaaagaaaataatctgaaacTGCTAGTTGGCAGGATTTTTAATTGGTACTTCAAATACAGGAATAATACCACTTGTGGTTTAACACTCTTATTTTCTTGTATTGTTTTGCAACGTCTGTTGTGATACCCTTGTGTTCCCAGTAAAACTACTGAGCTGTACAAAAGTTTCTGCAGAAGAAAGTATTTTTGACATGTTTCTGTCTGCCTTAAAATCATAAatagtattatttttttattcctgctcaTAGGAATGACTTCTGTTTTGGAGTGTGACTGTTTTTAGAAACCCCTTTCTGTCAGTTCATCCAGTTTTCTAGTCTCAATGTGGATGCATCTGTAGGAAACATAATCCAGTCTTAGGTCTCAGATTTTGGCAGAGAATTAGGGGAAAAAACCTCcactgaaataatattttaactCTGCATAGTTCATATTACCTGTCatacatttttgtttttcttttgtgatcCTTTATGCTGTGGAAATAGAGGAACTCTGACACTAGGGAAGACTGTGACTGGTCCTGATTTCTTTGAGCTTAACTTGTGAACAGGTCCTAAATTCGAGGGTGGTTAACTTGGTTTAACCGAGGATTGTAACTGTGCTTTTCTTTGCAGTTTGTTACAAATTTTCTTCTGCTATTATAAGCACTTTGTTTCCACTCTGCAGCATTCTTTAACAAGGATGTTTTAAACCAGAGAGTATTTTAGGGAGGGTGTTCGTATTTTTGCCACTTACAGTGATAAAGCTGTAGAAATGCTTCCTCAAGTCACACAGACAACATAGTGCTTATGTATACTAGTAGTAATGTGATGTAGCTATATGATTGATATTTCATTGTGTAGGGCCCTAAGGTAGAGTGAATCTACTTGTTTCTTATTTTTGGACGTGTCACAACAGGGCACATTTAGGTTTATTCTATATTCCTTAACATACTTgaatttgtttaattttcttctagCTGTAAGTGTACCTCTTACTTTGCAGTGCTCTTTTAGGAGTAGCTTGGGGAGATAATTGTCAGGGAACATTCTTCATACGTGTGTAGTCTTTTCCATGCCACACTGACTTAATCTAATCATTCCCCAGTGCAGTAATTATTTGCAGAGTGAACATGTTGATTGGTTAACTCTTTTACAGTGGCTCTGTTTTAACATATGAGTAAGGTCAATAGCTTAGGTATAAGTGCAGCAAAATAATTAATGACTGctaattaatttattattatgaCTTAATTTCTTCAAGTGCATTTGTGTAAAATTTCTATTAATTATAactgaagaatgaaaaaagtTCATATGGGGAAAAGCTTGTCAAAAGTCTTATTTTAATTCTTGCTAATTTATGGAATCATTAGTAAATGTTCTTAACATTCATTTTTGTCTTTGGCAAGTGTTACAGTTTTGAGAggaatagaatggtttgggctgggggCATATTTTGGATGAGAATGTCTGCACCATGATTTTAAGAATAAAACTGGATTTTATTAGAACTGCAGTATTGTTGCTTGAGAAGCACATAATATTTTATCTACCATTtttataaatcatagaattgttagggttggaagggaccttaaggatcatctggttccaacccccctgccatgggcaggggcacctcacactagatcaggttgctcagagccacatccagcctggccttatcttttaaaaatcataatTGTAAAGTGTCACATGACTTTTAGCATGTTTTTACTTTCATACTTAGAAATATGAATGTTACATGTGAGCTGGGTTCTGGCTTATGTATTGTGCATAATTACATTCTGACTTTTCTTtctacatgaaagaaaaaaattgaaaagtcTGTTGTTTGAGAAGCAACAAATCCAAACTTGTAAACCCTGATTAAAAGTGAGCCAAACACGACAAATACTAAATAAATGGGAAATCTTTAAGTGTAGTACAGATAAGCATTGTATTCTTGTGGTTTATGGATGTTTGCTGTTTGTCTCAtggtttctctcttttttttctacagtCAATCAAGAAGAGTTTATTGCAATTATGACTGGAGATATTTAGCATTAGAAGACAAGAAATGAACTCAGCACAAAATGGAGGAATCATTGACAGCTTCCATTGCAATGTTTTGTACTTCCATTCATTTCTGTAGCTGGAGTGATGCAGAGAATTACTTTCCCTAGAGGACCAAAATGCAGACAGGTTATATGCACTGATAGTCAGTACTTTGTATCATTAAATATTATCACTAGAATAATTGCTAGATGGTATTAGAACAAGTAAGTAAGGCTGCATTTCAGAATGTTTGAGTACTCATTTGTAAAATAGCTTTGTATAAGATTTATAAACTGTATCATACTGTAAGAACCTTTTGAGGTCAGCTTTGTGTTAGCATTAGCTGTGGCCTTAGTTTTGATACATAAGGTTTAACAAACTTCACTTTAATAAAATGTTGTTTACTATTGCTACTTGAAAGTCTTATTTCTTTGTAGTTTAATCTGAACTGGAAGCCTTCAGggaatttctctttttaataGGTATGTACTTCTGCTGTTCTAGGTGAACAGTAACATTAACTGAGCAAGGAGTCACATCCTCAAAGATGCAGTTTATTAGCTCTGTATTAATAACAAAGGGCAGGCAACTGTGCATGGTGATAAATTCTCAAAGATGTGCTTAAATCATTCATGTGtcagccagcagctcttcagtATCCAGATCTCTGATAACTGTGGAGACAATGACAACTGTCATG
The sequence above is drawn from the Indicator indicator isolate 239-I01 chromosome Z, UM_Iind_1.1, whole genome shotgun sequence genome and encodes:
- the CETN3 gene encoding centrin-3 isoform X2, with amino-acid sequence MSLALRNELSVDKTKKKKRRELTEEQKQEIKDAFELFDTDKDKAINYHELKVAMRALGFDVKKTDVLKILKDYDREATGKITFEDFNEVVTDWILDRDPQEEILKAFKLFDDDDSGKISLRNLRRVARELGENMSDEELRAMIEEFDKDGDGEINQEEFIAIMTGDI
- the CETN3 gene encoding centrin-3 isoform X1; translation: MSLALRNELSVDKTKKKKRRELTEEQKQEIKDAFELFDTDKDKAINYHELKVAMRALGFDVKKTDVLKILKDYDREATGKITFEDFNEVVTDWILDRDPQEEILKAFKLFDDDDSGKISLRNLRRVARELGENMSDEELRAMIEEFDKDGDGESMYKHCILVVYGCLLFVSWFLSFFSTVNQEEFIAIMTGDI